From Pseudomonas sp. StFLB209, a single genomic window includes:
- the tauD gene encoding taurine dioxygenase: protein MSLQITPISPALGARVTGVDLSLPLSADHHQQLHQALLDHQVLFFRNQPLQPASQARLAAYFGDLHIHPIYPNVPEQPEVLILDTERNDLRDNALWHSDVSFLKTPALGAVLSAKQVPPYGGDTLWASSSAAYDGLSEPLKRLLDGLTATHDLSKSFPESRFAVTDEERSRFEEAKRRNPPSSHPVVRTHPVTGRKGLFVNEGFTTRINELPELEGDAILRLLFSHATQPQYTVRWQWQKDDVAFWDNRITQHFAIDDYRPQRRIMHRATILGDAPF, encoded by the coding sequence ATGAGCCTGCAAATCACCCCCATCAGCCCGGCCCTGGGCGCCCGTGTCACCGGTGTCGACCTGAGCTTGCCATTGAGCGCCGACCATCACCAGCAGCTGCATCAGGCATTGCTTGACCATCAGGTGCTGTTTTTCCGTAATCAGCCGCTGCAGCCGGCTTCCCAGGCGCGGCTGGCCGCGTACTTCGGTGACCTGCATATCCACCCGATCTACCCCAATGTGCCTGAGCAACCTGAAGTGCTGATCCTCGACACCGAGCGCAACGACCTGCGTGACAATGCGCTCTGGCATTCGGACGTCAGCTTTCTCAAAACGCCGGCGCTCGGTGCCGTGCTCAGTGCCAAACAGGTGCCGCCCTACGGTGGCGACACACTTTGGGCCAGCAGCAGCGCGGCGTATGACGGGCTGTCTGAGCCACTCAAGCGCTTGCTCGACGGCCTGACCGCCACCCACGACCTGAGCAAATCATTCCCTGAATCGCGCTTTGCCGTGACCGATGAGGAGCGGTCGCGCTTCGAAGAAGCCAAGCGGCGCAACCCGCCCAGCAGCCATCCGGTGGTGCGTACCCACCCGGTCACCGGCCGCAAGGGGCTGTTCGTCAATGAGGGGTTCACCACGCGGATCAACGAGCTGCCTGAGCTTGAAGGCGACGCCATCCTCAGGTTGCTGTTCAGCCACGCCACCCAGCCGCAATACACCGTGCGCTGGCAATGGCAGAAGGACGACGTAGCGTTCTGGGACAACCGGATCACCCAGCACTTCGCCATCGACGACTACCGCCCACAACGCCGCATCATGCATCGCGCCACGATTTTGGGGGATGCGCCATTCTGA
- the tauC gene encoding taurine ABC transporter permease TauC, with translation MSGAQISQQSLARASTQSADNPPRASARLGIRTISALTFSALLALWWAVTAAQLIEPLFLPSPAAVLQKAWLLATEGYMESTLWQHLGASLQRIGLALVAAVVFAIPVGIAIGHNRVAQGILDPLIEFYRPIPPLAYLPLIVIWFGIGEFSKVLLIYLAIFAPIAIATATGVRNVDQTKVRAAQSLGATRRQLIRHVILPAALPDILIGIRIGLGVGWSTLVAAELIAATNGLGFMVQSAAQFLVTEVVVLGILVIALIAFAMELGLRALQRKLVPWHGRGH, from the coding sequence ATGAGTGGCGCGCAGATCAGCCAGCAAAGTCTGGCCCGAGCCTCCACCCAGTCGGCAGACAATCCACCCCGCGCAAGCGCAAGACTGGGCATCCGGACCATTTCGGCGTTGACCTTCAGCGCACTGTTGGCGCTGTGGTGGGCGGTCACTGCCGCACAGTTGATCGAGCCGCTGTTTTTACCCTCTCCTGCTGCCGTGCTGCAAAAAGCCTGGTTGCTGGCCACCGAGGGATACATGGAGTCGACCCTTTGGCAGCATTTGGGCGCCAGCCTGCAGCGTATCGGCCTGGCGCTGGTGGCAGCGGTGGTGTTTGCCATCCCGGTGGGCATCGCCATCGGCCATAACCGCGTAGCACAGGGCATTCTCGATCCGTTGATCGAGTTCTACCGGCCTATTCCGCCACTGGCTTACCTGCCGCTGATCGTGATCTGGTTCGGTATCGGCGAGTTCTCCAAAGTGCTGTTGATCTATCTCGCGATCTTCGCGCCGATTGCCATTGCCACGGCCACCGGCGTGCGCAACGTCGACCAGACCAAAGTGCGTGCCGCGCAGTCATTGGGCGCCACCCGCCGGCAGTTGATCCGCCATGTGATCCTCCCGGCCGCCTTGCCAGACATTCTGATCGGCATCCGGATCGGTCTGGGGGTTGGCTGGTCGACACTGGTGGCCGCCGAGCTGATTGCCGCCACCAACGGGCTGGGCTTCATGGTCCAGTCGGCCGCGCAGTTTCTGGTCACGGAAGTGGTCGTGCTGGGCATTCTGGTGATCGCCCTGATCGCCTTCGCCATGGAGCTGGGCCTGCGTGCCCTGCAACGCAAGCTGGTGCCCTGGCATGGGCGCGGCCATTGA
- the tauB gene encoding taurine ABC transporter ATP-binding subunit — protein sequence MALLQLERVSAHYPGAAEPVLADISLTLGPQQLLVALGPSGSGKTSLLNLIAGFVAPSSGRITLDGVPVQGPGAERGVVFQDDALLPWLDVLANVGFGLQLAGVERAQREQTARQMLALVDLAGFETRQIWELSGGQRQRVGLARALAADPRVLLMDEPFGALDAFTREQVQELLLTIWQRTHKPVLLITHDIEEAVFLATDLILLAPSPGRIDEHLKLDFGQRYAAGEPARAIKSDPAFIATREHVLERVFSQRSASARKELV from the coding sequence ATGGCCCTGCTGCAACTTGAACGCGTCAGCGCTCATTACCCTGGCGCCGCCGAGCCGGTGCTGGCCGACATCTCGCTCACCCTCGGTCCTCAGCAGTTGCTGGTGGCCCTTGGGCCATCGGGCAGTGGCAAGACGTCCCTGCTGAACCTGATCGCCGGTTTCGTAGCGCCCAGCAGCGGGCGGATCACGCTCGATGGCGTCCCGGTACAAGGCCCCGGCGCCGAGCGCGGTGTGGTGTTCCAGGATGACGCCCTGCTGCCCTGGCTCGATGTGCTGGCCAATGTCGGCTTTGGCCTGCAACTGGCCGGCGTGGAACGCGCCCAGCGCGAGCAGACCGCCCGGCAGATGCTGGCACTGGTGGACCTGGCTGGTTTCGAAACGCGGCAGATCTGGGAGCTGTCCGGCGGTCAACGCCAGCGCGTTGGGCTGGCCCGCGCACTGGCGGCTGATCCACGGGTGTTGCTGATGGACGAGCCATTCGGTGCCCTCGACGCGTTCACCCGCGAACAGGTTCAGGAACTGCTGCTGACCATCTGGCAGCGCACCCACAAGCCGGTGCTGCTGATCACCCACGACATTGAAGAAGCGGTATTCCTGGCGACCGACCTGATTCTGCTGGCGCCCTCGCCTGGCCGAATCGATGAGCACCTGAAACTCGACTTTGGCCAGCGCTACGCCGCTGGCGAGCCGGCCCGGGCGATCAAGTCCGACCCTGCCTTCATTGCCACCCGCGAGCACGTGCTTGAGCGGGTGTTTTCACAACGCAGCGCCAGCGCGCGCAAGGAGCTCGTATGA
- the tauA gene encoding taurine ABC transporter substrate-binding protein yields MAHKTFIRPLLTALAASLLALNVQAAPLVVGYQTGVDPSKVPQADGVYEKAIGEKIDWRRFNSGPEVVTALASGDVQIGNLGSSPLAAAASRKLPIVAFIVSAQINSAEALVVRNGSGINNPQELVGKTIATPFVSTSHYSLLAALKQWGLEGKVKVVNLQPLQIAAAWKRGDIDGAFVWSPALGEIRKTGKVLTDAAEVGRWGAPTFEVWVARKDYAEKHPEVVAKFAKVTLDSFADYAANKAKWTADSEQVKKIAKLTGSNAEDVPDLLAGSEYADAQTQRSAALLSGGTVDAVAKTAAFLKQQGKVETVLSDYSPYVSDKYIQ; encoded by the coding sequence ATGGCTCATAAAACGTTCATTCGTCCTTTGCTCACCGCGCTGGCAGCTTCTCTGCTGGCCTTGAATGTCCAGGCAGCTCCATTGGTGGTCGGTTACCAGACCGGTGTCGACCCCAGCAAGGTGCCGCAGGCTGACGGCGTCTATGAAAAAGCCATTGGCGAGAAGATCGACTGGCGGCGCTTCAACAGCGGCCCGGAAGTGGTGACCGCGCTGGCCTCCGGCGACGTCCAGATCGGCAACCTGGGCTCCAGCCCGCTGGCCGCCGCCGCTTCACGCAAGCTGCCGATCGTGGCCTTCATCGTCTCGGCACAGATCAACTCCGCCGAAGCGTTGGTGGTCCGTAATGGCAGTGGTATCAACAACCCGCAGGAACTGGTCGGCAAGACCATCGCCACCCCGTTCGTGTCCACCTCGCACTACAGCCTGCTGGCCGCCCTCAAGCAATGGGGCCTGGAAGGCAAGGTCAAAGTGGTCAACCTGCAACCGCTGCAAATCGCCGCCGCCTGGAAACGTGGCGACATCGACGGTGCCTTTGTCTGGTCGCCGGCCCTGGGTGAAATTCGCAAGACCGGCAAGGTACTGACCGATGCCGCAGAAGTGGGCCGTTGGGGCGCACCCACCTTCGAAGTCTGGGTGGCGCGCAAGGACTACGCCGAAAAACATCCAGAAGTGGTGGCCAAATTCGCCAAAGTCACCCTCGACTCTTTCGCTGACTACGCCGCCAACAAGGCCAAATGGACCGCTGATTCAGAACAGGTGAAAAAGATCGCCAAACTGACCGGCTCCAACGCCGAAGACGTGCCCGATCTGCTGGCCGGCTCTGAATACGCCGACGCCCAGACCCAGCGCTCTGCCGCATTGCTCAGTGGCGGCACGGTCGACGCCGTGGCCAAGACCGCCGCGTTCCTCAAGCAACAAGGCAAGGTCGAGACCGTACTCAGCGACTACAGCCCCTACGTCAGCGACAAATACATCCAGTAG
- a CDS encoding LLM class flavin-dependent oxidoreductase codes for MSHTPKHMRLGLFIQAAGHHASGWRYPGAQSGSENFALVRRLTESAEQACLDLVFFGDKLVTGPQEPPSMIVRFEPLTLLGALAMVTERIGLVATASTTYGEPYNIARQFGTLDHISNGRAGWNVVTTGYDSAANFSLGKHPDHERRYAQAEEFVDVVRGLWDSFEDEAYVRDAQSGVYLDSEKMHRLDHQGEFFNIAGPLNLTRAPQGHPVLVQAGSSGPGMALASRIAEVVFTAQQDLPSAQAFYRDLKRQAAGQGRDPAHCVVMPGIMPIIGRTMSEALEHFERLQQWNDLDAALALVSDRLGHDVRGFDLDQPLPELPLPENMKSRAQLLLDMSHKDGLTLRQVCHLAAGARGHRIVVGTAQQVADEMIAWFENEAADGFNLMPAHFPEGLDAFVEGVLPILRQRGLFRERYEGRTLREHLGLPRPQWRRHPVSDIGLGGIPTTGAV; via the coding sequence ATGAGTCATACCCCCAAACACATGCGACTGGGCCTGTTCATTCAGGCCGCCGGTCATCACGCCTCTGGCTGGCGCTACCCTGGCGCGCAGAGCGGCAGCGAAAACTTCGCGCTGGTCCGACGCTTGACCGAAAGCGCTGAGCAGGCCTGCCTGGACCTGGTGTTTTTCGGCGACAAGCTGGTCACCGGCCCGCAGGAGCCGCCCTCAATGATCGTGCGCTTCGAGCCGCTGACCCTGCTCGGTGCGCTGGCGATGGTCACCGAGCGTATTGGCCTGGTCGCCACCGCCTCCACGACCTATGGCGAGCCTTACAATATTGCCCGGCAGTTCGGCACGCTGGACCATATTTCCAACGGCCGGGCAGGCTGGAACGTGGTGACCACCGGCTACGACAGCGCGGCGAACTTCAGCCTGGGCAAGCACCCTGACCATGAGCGGCGTTATGCCCAGGCCGAAGAGTTCGTTGATGTGGTGCGCGGCTTGTGGGACAGCTTCGAGGACGAAGCCTATGTGCGCGATGCGCAAAGCGGTGTGTACCTGGACAGCGAAAAGATGCACCGCCTGGATCACCAGGGCGAGTTCTTCAATATTGCGGGTCCGTTGAACCTGACCCGTGCGCCGCAGGGCCATCCGGTGCTGGTTCAGGCCGGCTCGTCAGGGCCGGGCATGGCGCTGGCTTCGCGGATTGCCGAGGTGGTATTCACCGCCCAGCAGGACCTGCCGAGCGCCCAGGCCTTCTACCGCGACCTTAAACGCCAGGCGGCCGGGCAGGGCCGTGACCCCGCCCACTGTGTGGTGATGCCCGGCATCATGCCGATCATCGGCCGCACCATGAGTGAGGCGCTGGAGCATTTCGAACGGCTGCAGCAGTGGAATGACCTTGACGCCGCGCTGGCGCTGGTCAGCGATCGGCTGGGGCATGACGTGCGCGGTTTCGACCTGGACCAGCCGCTACCGGAGCTGCCGCTACCGGAAAACATGAAAAGCCGTGCGCAGTTGCTGCTCGACATGAGCCATAAGGACGGTTTGACCCTGCGTCAGGTCTGTCACCTGGCTGCCGGGGCACGGGGGCACCGGATTGTGGTGGGCACCGCTCAGCAGGTGGCGGACGAGATGATTGCCTGGTTCGAGAACGAAGCCGCCGACGGTTTCAATCTGATGCCGGCGCATTTTCCTGAAGGGCTGGATGCTTTTGTCGAAGGGGTGCTGCCGATCCTGCGCCAGCGCGGGCTGTTCCGCGAGCGCTATGAAGGTCGCACGTTACGCGAGCATCTGGGATTGCCACGGCCGCAGTGGCGTAGACATCCTGTGAGCGACATTGGTCTGGGCGGCATACCGACGACGGGGGCGGTATAG
- the betB gene encoding betaine-aldehyde dehydrogenase, with translation MARFETQKLYIDGGYVDASGTETFDAINPANGEVLAKVQRATAADVDRAVKSAEKGQKIWAAMTATERSRILRRAVDILRERNDELAQLETLDTGKAYSETRYVDIVTGADVLEYYAGLAVAIEGEQIPLRDTSFVYTRREPLGITAGIGAWNYPIQIALWKSAPALAAGNAMIFKPSEVTSLTTLKLAEIFTQAGLPDGVFNVLTGSGRDVGSALTEHPQIEKVSFTGGTSTGKKVMASASASSLKEVTMELGGKSPLIIFADADLDKAADIAMMANFYSSGQVCTNGTRVFVPTALKAEFEAKIVERVKRIRVGDPTIETTNFGPLVSFAHMESVLGYIAKGKEEGARLLIGGERLTEGALAQGAYVAPTVFTDCSDEMTIVREEIFGPVMSILTYDSEEEVIRRANDTDYGLAAGIVTQDLTRAHRVIHQLEAGICWINAWGESAAQMPVGGYKQSGVGRENGISSLAQYTRIKSVQVELGDYASVF, from the coding sequence ATGGCCCGTTTTGAAACGCAAAAACTCTATATCGATGGCGGTTATGTCGACGCCAGCGGCACCGAGACCTTTGACGCCATCAACCCAGCCAACGGTGAAGTCCTGGCCAAGGTGCAGCGCGCCACTGCCGCTGACGTTGACCGCGCGGTAAAGAGCGCCGAGAAAGGCCAGAAAATCTGGGCCGCGATGACCGCGACAGAACGCTCGCGGATTCTGCGCCGCGCCGTGGACATCCTGCGTGAGCGCAACGACGAGCTGGCTCAGCTCGAAACCCTGGACACCGGCAAGGCCTATTCGGAAACCCGCTACGTCGACATCGTCACCGGTGCCGATGTGCTGGAGTACTACGCAGGCCTGGCGGTCGCCATCGAAGGTGAACAAATCCCGCTGCGTGACACATCCTTTGTCTATACCCGCCGCGAGCCACTGGGCATCACCGCCGGTATCGGTGCATGGAACTACCCGATCCAGATCGCCCTGTGGAAGTCTGCCCCGGCCCTGGCCGCCGGCAACGCGATGATCTTCAAACCGAGTGAAGTCACCTCCCTGACCACCCTGAAACTGGCCGAGATCTTCACCCAGGCCGGCCTGCCCGATGGCGTGTTCAACGTCCTGACCGGCAGCGGTCGGGATGTCGGTAGCGCACTGACCGAGCACCCGCAGATCGAGAAGGTCTCGTTCACCGGTGGCACCAGCACCGGTAAAAAAGTCATGGCCAGCGCGTCGGCTTCGAGCCTCAAGGAAGTGACCATGGAACTGGGCGGCAAGTCGCCGCTGATCATTTTCGCCGACGCCGACCTGGACAAGGCCGCCGACATCGCAATGATGGCCAACTTCTACAGCTCCGGTCAGGTGTGCACCAACGGTACTCGCGTATTTGTACCGACCGCGCTCAAGGCCGAGTTCGAAGCGAAGATTGTCGAGCGCGTCAAACGCATCCGGGTTGGCGATCCGACCATCGAGACCACCAACTTCGGCCCGCTGGTCAGCTTCGCGCACATGGAAAGCGTGCTGGGCTACATCGCCAAGGGTAAAGAAGAAGGCGCACGGCTGCTGATTGGCGGCGAGCGCCTGACTGAAGGTGCACTGGCACAGGGTGCCTACGTGGCGCCGACCGTATTCACCGACTGCAGCGACGAGATGACCATCGTGCGCGAAGAAATCTTCGGCCCGGTGATGAGCATCCTGACTTACGACAGCGAAGAAGAAGTCATCCGCCGCGCCAACGACACCGACTACGGCCTGGCTGCCGGTATCGTCACCCAGGACCTGACCCGCGCCCACCGCGTGATTCACCAGCTGGAAGCCGGTATTTGCTGGATCAACGCCTGGGGTGAGTCGGCCGCGCAAATGCCTGTCGGTGGCTACAAACAGTCCGGCGTCGGTCGTGAAAACGGCATTTCGTCTCTGGCGCAGTACACCCGCATCAAGTCGGTGCAAGTCGAGCTGGGCGACTACGCGTCCGTCTTCTGA
- a CDS encoding BCCT family transporter, which translates to MFFTSALLVLLLTALLIAAPQTAGRVLGQAQAWLSRNFGWYYMLMIAAYLVFVIGIAFSSFGKLKLGSKDDQPDFSYGAWAGMLFSSGIGISLLYFGASEPLDHYFNPPEGPAASLEAARQGLQLTFLHWGLHGWAIYALVGLAVAYFAYRHNQPLALRSALYPLMGERWVKGVAGDTVDIFGMFVTLLGLVTNLGIGSMQVASGLEYLFGIEHSNSNLLIVILVMSTVATIAAVSGVENGIRRLSNLNIVLFSSLLLFVLLAGPTQYLLNGFVQNIGDYLNGLVLKTFDLYVYENAAARSERWLGLWTVFYWAWWISWGPFVGMFIARISRGRTVRELVAGVLLIPLGFTLAWLSIFGNTALDLVINGGAAELGKIAVEQPAMSIYKLLEYFPAAKVVVGVAIFVGFVLFLTPADSGAVMMANLSCKGGDVDEDAPHWMRIVWSAIITLVTIGLLLAGNFEAMQTMVVLAGLPFSVVLAVFMYGLYKAMQQDQLQEQTKAELAARGRRGFAERLGQMDLQPNQATVQRFMDQHVSPALKDAVLQLQERGFEVVSRVGQSRSMMGLRIDLEEGNPFVYEVSLDGYLAAPNDLGSDGDSEPRRRFYRAEVYLFTGSQEYDLMGFTQEQITQDVLDQFDTHQHRLDRVYT; encoded by the coding sequence GTGTTCTTCACTTCGGCGCTGTTGGTCCTGCTATTGACTGCCTTGCTGATCGCTGCACCCCAAACCGCTGGCCGTGTGCTGGGGCAGGCCCAGGCCTGGCTGTCGCGCAATTTCGGCTGGTATTACATGTTGATGATTGCCGCTTACCTGGTGTTCGTGATCGGTATCGCGTTCAGCTCATTCGGTAAACTCAAACTGGGCAGCAAGGATGATCAGCCCGATTTCAGCTACGGCGCCTGGGCCGGCATGCTGTTCTCTTCCGGCATCGGCATTTCATTGTTGTACTTCGGCGCTTCCGAGCCGCTGGACCATTACTTCAATCCGCCCGAGGGCCCTGCGGCCAGCCTGGAGGCGGCGCGGCAGGGGCTGCAATTGACCTTTCTGCACTGGGGGCTGCATGGCTGGGCGATCTACGCGCTGGTCGGGCTGGCGGTGGCGTACTTCGCCTACCGGCACAACCAGCCGCTGGCACTGCGCTCGGCGCTGTACCCGCTGATGGGTGAACGTTGGGTCAAGGGCGTGGCGGGAGACACCGTCGACATCTTCGGCATGTTCGTGACCCTGCTGGGCCTGGTCACCAACCTGGGCATCGGTTCGATGCAGGTGGCCTCAGGGCTGGAGTATCTGTTTGGCATCGAGCACAGCAACAGCAACCTGCTGATCGTCATTCTGGTGATGAGCACTGTGGCGACCATTGCGGCGGTTTCCGGTGTCGAAAACGGTATTCGCCGCCTGTCGAACCTGAACATCGTGCTGTTCAGCAGCCTGTTGTTGTTCGTGCTGTTGGCCGGCCCCACCCAGTACCTGCTCAACGGCTTTGTGCAGAATATCGGCGACTACCTCAATGGCCTGGTGCTGAAGACCTTCGATCTCTACGTGTACGAGAACGCCGCCGCGCGCTCGGAGCGCTGGCTGGGACTGTGGACCGTGTTCTATTGGGCGTGGTGGATTTCCTGGGGGCCATTCGTGGGCATGTTCATCGCCCGAATCTCCCGTGGCCGCACGGTGCGCGAGCTGGTCGCCGGCGTGCTGTTGATCCCGCTGGGCTTCACCCTGGCCTGGCTGTCGATTTTCGGTAATACCGCACTGGACCTAGTGATCAACGGCGGCGCTGCGGAGCTGGGCAAGATCGCCGTGGAACAGCCGGCCATGTCGATCTATAAACTGCTGGAGTACTTCCCGGCCGCCAAGGTGGTGGTCGGGGTGGCAATTTTCGTCGGCTTCGTGCTGTTCCTGACCCCGGCCGATTCCGGTGCGGTGATGATGGCCAACCTTTCCTGCAAGGGCGGCGATGTGGACGAAGACGCACCGCACTGGATGCGCATCGTCTGGTCGGCGATCATCACCCTGGTGACCATCGGGCTGTTGCTGGCGGGTAACTTCGAGGCGATGCAGACCATGGTCGTGCTGGCGGGGCTACCGTTCTCGGTGGTACTGGCGGTGTTTATGTACGGTTTGTACAAGGCCATGCAGCAGGACCAGTTGCAGGAACAGACCAAAGCCGAACTGGCCGCTCGCGGGCGGCGCGGTTTTGCCGAGCGGTTGGGCCAGATGGACCTGCAACCTAACCAGGCCACGGTGCAGCGCTTCATGGATCAACACGTCAGTCCCGCGCTGAAGGACGCCGTGCTGCAATTGCAGGAGCGGGGTTTTGAGGTGGTCAGCCGGGTAGGGCAGTCGCGCTCGATGATGGGTTTGCGCATTGATCTGGAGGAGGGCAACCCGTTCGTTTACGAAGTCAGCCTGGATGGTTATCTGGCGGCACCGAATGACCTCGGCAGTGACGGCGACAGTGAGCCACGCAGGCGTTTCTACCGGGCCGAGGTGTATCTGTTTACCGGCAGCCAGGAGTACGACCTGATGGGCTTTACACAGGAGCAGATCACCCAGGACGTACTCGATCAGTTCGACACCCACCAACATCGCCTGGACCGGGTGTATACCTGA
- a CDS encoding LLM class flavin-dependent oxidoreductase, with protein MSKRQIKLGALTMGCGGPGKHNLWLDPQLPADASVNIDWYIDIARQAEAALFDLIFIVDSQFITPGSPSHYLNRLEPLTLLSALAVSTRHIGLVGTLTTSYNAPFNVARRLASLDLISKGRAGWNVVTSGDAGTSGNYGLDEHYDYDTRYSRAQEHVEVVQKLWHSYEDDAFTRDRSTGEFLDTSKLHALHHKGEHFSVAGPLNIQRSPQGQPVIFQAGDSQQGRELGAATADVIFTHAASIEQGQAFYRDIKERARRLGRDPEQILILPGAEIYVGDTDQHAREIERHYHQQDHSFELALKEFGRNFGWHDFSQYDLDAPFPQESLEYARSSFFTNAKRIADQAREKGFSLRQAVEFGRQLRPGAFVGSAETVAAKLTEWFEARAVDGYNIYIGHPGQFKRFTQEVIPLLQERGVYRREYEGSTLRESLGLEIPQFSR; from the coding sequence ATGAGCAAGCGACAGATCAAACTCGGCGCCCTGACCATGGGTTGCGGCGGGCCGGGCAAGCACAACCTGTGGCTTGATCCGCAGTTGCCGGCCGATGCCAGTGTGAACATCGACTGGTACATCGACATCGCCCGCCAGGCAGAAGCCGCACTGTTCGATCTGATTTTCATCGTCGACAGCCAGTTCATCACTCCCGGCTCGCCCTCGCATTACCTCAACCGGCTGGAACCGCTGACCCTGTTATCAGCGCTGGCGGTCAGCACCAGACACATCGGCCTGGTCGGCACCCTGACCACTTCCTATAACGCGCCGTTCAACGTCGCCCGGCGTCTGGCGTCGCTGGACCTGATCAGCAAGGGCCGCGCTGGCTGGAATGTAGTTACCAGCGGCGACGCCGGCACCTCAGGCAACTATGGGCTGGACGAGCACTACGACTACGACACCCGCTACAGCCGCGCCCAAGAGCACGTCGAGGTGGTGCAAAAGCTGTGGCACTCCTATGAGGACGATGCCTTCACCCGTGACCGCAGCACAGGCGAGTTTCTCGACACCAGCAAGCTGCACGCCCTGCATCACAAAGGCGAACATTTCTCGGTGGCCGGGCCGCTGAACATCCAGCGTTCGCCGCAGGGCCAGCCGGTGATTTTCCAGGCCGGTGACTCGCAGCAGGGCCGCGAGCTGGGCGCCGCCACGGCGGATGTGATTTTCACCCACGCCGCCAGCATCGAGCAGGGCCAGGCGTTCTACCGCGATATAAAAGAACGTGCCCGGCGCCTGGGGCGTGACCCCGAGCAGATCCTGATCCTGCCGGGCGCCGAGATTTACGTGGGCGATACCGACCAACACGCCCGGGAAATCGAGCGCCACTACCATCAGCAAGACCACAGCTTCGAACTGGCGCTCAAGGAGTTCGGGCGTAACTTCGGCTGGCACGATTTCAGTCAATACGACCTCGACGCGCCATTCCCGCAAGAGAGCCTGGAATACGCGCGCAGCAGCTTCTTCACCAACGCCAAACGGATTGCCGATCAGGCTCGGGAAAAGGGCTTCAGCTTGCGCCAGGCTGTGGAGTTTGGCCGACAACTGCGGCCGGGGGCGTTTGTTGGCTCGGCTGAAACCGTGGCGGCGAAATTGACCGAATGGTTCGAGGCGCGTGCGGTGGATGGCTACAACATCTATATCGGCCATCCGGGGCAGTTCAAGCGCTTCACTCAGGAGGTGATTCCGCTGTTGCAGGAGCGCGGGGTGTATCGCCGCGAATATGAAGGCAGCACGTTGCGCGAAAGCCTGGGGCTGGAGATTCCGCAGTTCAGTCGCTGA
- a CDS encoding DUF2251 domain-containing protein, with protein MTIYLAGESTLQVGTPLVLEAPAQEGPYVVVFEDDEDTGYFYALDTSADGNPIQDALHIYNVSNVSDRNQPSTVKIGWSTDHRKAVLLINDYPHAIFDFDSKQGYCRSGFPEPAGNGWSQKGHDWDDEALNLFA; from the coding sequence ATGACGATCTACCTGGCTGGCGAAAGCACCTTGCAGGTTGGAACCCCTTTGGTCCTTGAAGCGCCAGCGCAGGAGGGGCCGTATGTGGTGGTATTTGAAGACGATGAGGACACAGGCTACTTCTACGCCTTGGACACCAGTGCTGACGGCAATCCGATTCAGGATGCCTTGCATATCTATAACGTCAGCAATGTATCTGACCGTAATCAGCCATCGACAGTGAAAATCGGCTGGTCCACCGACCATCGCAAGGCGGTGCTGCTGATCAATGATTATCCTCACGCGATTTTCGATTTCGACAGCAAACAGGGTTATTGCCGCAGCGGTTTCCCGGAGCCGGCGGGTAACGGTTGGTCGCAGAAGGGGCACGATTGGGATGACGAGGCGCTGAATCTTTTTGCCTGA